In Candidatus Bathyarchaeota archaeon, the sequence GACATATCTTGAATACAGAGTAACAATACACAACCATATAAAGCTTGACACATACCCCAAGCATACTAAAACATACCCCGACATATGTCGAAATACGAAAATTAACATAACACAAATAAATCCAAACATCCAATCCATACCTGAACGTAGCGGCAAAGGCTCAAGTCATGACTGAAACCTACAAAAAACAAATTGTACAACACATAATCAGAAACCTCCTCGACATCCAACTGTTACGCATCATTCAAGTTGAGCCTACATGGGGATACAAGATAAAAAAACAGGTTGAAACCGATTTCAACATCAAAATCCGCCACGGCGCACTCTATCCAACGTTGAATTTGCTTGAGGAGAAGGGGTTTGTTTCCTGCCTGGTTCAGCAGATGGGGGGGCGTGCACGTAAAGTGTATGCCATAACAGCAGACGGCAAAGCCTACTTGCAGA encodes:
- a CDS encoding PadR family transcriptional regulator: MTETYKKQIVQHIIRNLLDIQLLRIIQVEPTWGYKIKKQVETDFNIKIRHGALYPTLNLLEEKGFVSCLVQQMGGRARKVYAITADGKAYLQTFYDVLQGQQANRNPASV